One window from the genome of Dolosigranulum savutiense encodes:
- a CDS encoding ABC transporter ATP-binding protein, whose product MTSLVEVESLSKKYGKEVILENINFTINQGDKIALIGKNGSGKTTLLNILTKLQKETSGKVIYNLNEKNFYMNFGIQMQDGVFDERLTIHDYCLLLEKLFDVEGKTDKYLKDFELEDKRKKKINTLSGGEKQKFNIICALLHDPEILIFDEVSTGLDTINRSVIKKYIKKFAEKKTLILVSHYMEEIEQLCERVICINNKHIIVDEDIIEIRNKYGSLEKFYVSEVGGQ is encoded by the coding sequence ATGACTAGTTTAGTGGAAGTAGAATCTTTGTCAAAAAAATATGGTAAGGAAGTAATTTTAGAGAATATAAATTTTACTATCAATCAAGGAGACAAAATTGCTTTAATAGGTAAAAATGGGTCAGGTAAAACTACATTATTAAATATCTTAACTAAACTTCAAAAAGAGACATCTGGAAAAGTTATCTACAATTTGAATGAAAAAAATTTTTATATGAATTTTGGTATCCAAATGCAGGATGGAGTTTTTGATGAGAGGTTAACAATCCATGATTATTGTTTATTACTTGAAAAACTTTTTGATGTGGAGGGGAAAACGGATAAATATTTAAAAGATTTTGAATTAGAGGATAAAAGAAAAAAGAAAATAAATACATTATCTGGAGGAGAGAAGCAAAAATTTAACATCATATGTGCATTACTCCATGATCCAGAAATTTTAATATTTGATGAAGTTTCTACAGGGTTAGATACTATTAACAGAAGTGTTATAAAAAAATATATAAAAAAATTCGCTGAGAAGAAGACACTGATTTTAGTGAGTCACTATATGGAAGAAATTGAGCAACTTTGTGAGAGAGTAATTTGTATAAATAATAAACATATTATTGTAGATGAAGATATTATTGAAATTAGAAATAAATATGGCAGTCTAGAAAAATTTTATGTTTCAGAAGTTGGAGGACAGTAG